The following are encoded together in the Zingiber officinale cultivar Zhangliang chromosome 8A, Zo_v1.1, whole genome shotgun sequence genome:
- the LOC122011088 gene encoding uncharacterized protein LOC122011088 — MTPKEGTGVTPFHLVYGGEAVVPVEIGVKSNRIQHYNEENAEWRLLELDFVDETCDKAAVQLMAYRQRMTQNYNRRVIPRSFQVGDLVWKKVKPVDDTIKLEAPWAGPFKVMEKLRSGSYYLEDEDG; from the coding sequence ATGACCCCCAAGGAAGGCACGGGGGTAACCccattccacctggtgtatggtggTGAAGCGGTCGTCCCGGTCGAGATTGGAGTCAAATCCAATCGAATACagcactacaacgaagaaaacgccGAGTGGAGGCTTCTGGAGCTGGACTTTGTAGATGAGACGTGTGACAAAGCAGCCGTTCAGCTGATGGCCTATAGGCAGAGGATGACACAAAACTACAATCGACGAGTGATCCCGAggtcgttccaggtcggcgaccttgtgtggaagaaggtgaagccggtcgacGACACCATTAAACTAGAAGCTCCGTGGGCCGGACCATTCAAAGTCATGGAGAAGCTTCGCTCGGGCTCCTACTACCTAGAGGATGAAGACGGATGA